The DNA window CGGGTTTCGTTTTGAAGCGAATCATCGCAACTTGGGGCTGCGTGGCGACGACCAACGGCAACGGATCGCTTGGGTCGACGCCGATTTCCGCTGTATCGCCGATCGCGTACTTCAAATGCGTTTTCACTTGCTCGACGTCGACCGCACGAACGTCCAAGACATCGACGTGAGCCGCACGATCGGTTTGCTTTCCGAAGACCAACACAATTCCCAGAGCCTCCGGGACCTGGTCAATCGGCGGCAACCCGTCGAGGGACTCGGGACGATCGCGATCAAGAATCTGGAAGCCACTACGCGGGGGAACATCGTCTTCGCTCTCTCGCATTTGCGACATCATTTCGGCGGGCAACGCGACAAAGCGTGCATCCGCCGTCATGGCGATTTCGACCTCATCCGCCTTCTCGATATCGACCGTGACACGGCACGTTTCCGTCGTCATGTCGCGATCCTCGGGATTCACCAAGCAGGACAACGCACGGTATTGCACACGATCTTCGAAGTCGATCGACTCGCAGGCTGACAATTTTTTGCAGTAATTGCTTTGTGCCGCGATGTCACCTCGCCAAATCGCACAGGTCAACAATCCTGATAAGATCGCTGGTTCCTGGGCGCAGGTCCGTTTAAGTGATTCAAACTTCGATTCCGCCAACAGCACCTTGTTGCTGCGCAGCAGGGTCGCCGCCTCGTCATAACGTTCGCCCCATTCCGCATCACTGGGTCGCGCAATCGCCTTGGGGACCGATTTGAGAAGTTGATTGAGCGTTGCCGAACCATTCAGTTCTCGCAACAGCGATGCTGACATTTGGCTGCCTTCGTATCCGGTTGCCATCATCGACAAACTGGCGTAGACGCGGGCGGTCAGGTAGACGCCTTTTTGCGCCAAGAAAAATGCGACCGCAGAAGAGACGTCCAAGACGAACGAATCCACCTCACGCCCACTCTCGGTGAGCGCCTCGAGCATCGATCCGGTGGCCGCATCGACATCGCCGCTAAAGACTTGAGCCGCAGCGCGTTGGGTCAACGCAAGTGGATTGCTTGGTTGGAGCCGGATGAACCGGTCGGCATTTTCAGCCAACGATCCATATTCTCGCAAATCCAGCAACAAGCGACCACGAATCGCTAACGCCCAAGCAGCGTCGGGATGCTCTTGCAAAATCGTGGCCAGCCGGTCCAGAGCGGGGACGATTTGTCCACCGTCGACCATTTTCAGCACGCGGTCAAGCTCGCTGACAGAATCCTTGCACTTGCAGAACTTGATTTTCTTTCCACTGCCGCAGGGGCAGTTTGCATATTGGTCGACTGACATCAGTTATCTGTATTTCAACGTGGAAGTGGTTTTGGGGACGCGTGTCCTATCGGAGAATCAGGAATTTACCATGTTTGACCCGCAGGCCTGAACCCCCGGACGCCCCCGGCAGAGAAGGAGGAGATCAAAAAAGGGAGGAAATCTCAGAAAGCGGCGTCCCCCCCGTTACCCCGTTTCTTAGATCACCGCCCCGTTTTTGAAGGCAAAGTGGGTTGATTCGCCACATGGCTTCGCGGGGGGCTATAATGGGAGGTCTCTTCGAAAATCCGTTCGGCCTTGTCTTTTCGCACTCGACTTTTCGTCCTAGCTGTCATGAAATGCATTCAAAATGGTAATGCAGCGAAGTTGCGTCCCTGCCTGCTTCGCATTGGGATCGTTGCCTCGGTCTTGCTGTTTGCCCTCACCGTCGCCTTGGCTCCCAAGGTCTCCCTTGCCCAGCAGCAACGGGCTCCGGCCAAGAAACAAGCGACGCAGAAGCCGCCAGCGCGTCCCAAAATCCGATTGCCTCAGAGTGTCCGGAGTTCGTCAACCGTCGCGATGCAAGTCACGCCCGTCATCGCATCTCGCCGTAGCGCCGCAGTCTCGGGCGCTCTACGAATCGACCAATTGGTTCGCGGTCCGCTGTTGTCGAACAAGCAGTTTCCGAACGAAATCGCGAGCGACGAGGTCTTTCTACGTCGCGTTTTCTTGGACGTTGCCGGTCGCATCCCCACGTTGACGGAAAGCGAAGCCTTCCTGTCGAGTAGCGAACCCAATCGACGTGAAAACCTGATCGACGATTTGCTTGGCTCACCCGATTATGTCAGCAACCAGTTCAATTTCTGGGCCGACACGTTGCGATTGGTCGATCGCCCCCAACCCAACATCATCGCCGAGCCCTTTCTCGCTTACGTCAAGGACTCGATTCGGACCAACAAACCCTATGACAAGTGGGTTTACGAGATGCTGACTGCCGACGGCAAGGTTTGGGAGAACCCGGCAACGGGGTTCCAATTGCGAGATGATGGGATGCCGCTGCCCTACATCGATAACACCGTACGCGTCTTCTTGGGCACCCAAGTCGGATGCGCTCAGTGTCATGATCACCCCTTTGATGAGTGGTCGCAGTACCAGTTTTATCAACTCGCGGCGTATACCACGGGCGTGCGCACGCGGATCCAAAAAGGATCGCCCGGATTTGAGAAGAAGAATCCAGCGACGGTACTGATTGAACAAGCCAAAGAACAAGCCACCGATGGCCGCGTCTCGGGGGCGTTTCAGCGAATGGCTCGTGCAAACACCTACAACGTTTCGGAAGTCAAATCCAAACTGCGGCTACCGCATGACTATGCCTACTACGATGCCAAACCGAAAACGGTCGTGGAACCTGCTGTGCTTTGGGGAGAAATCCCCACGTCGGCCCAACACAGCTCCTTGCGTGAACAGTTCGCCGCATGGGTCACCAGTCCCGACAACCCGCAATTCAGCAAAACGATCGTCAACCGTCTGTGGAAACGTTTTCTGGGTGTGGGGTTAGTGGAACCGGTCGATGACTTTAGCTATGAACATCCTTGCATCAATGAACCGTTGATGGATTATTTATGCGAAGAACTGCAATGGGATGGGTTCGACCTCAAACAACTGCTGCGAACGATCCTCTACAGCAAGACCTATCAACGAACAGCCAGCGACTATGACTTCAACAGTGGCGAACCCTACTATTTTCCAGGGCCTGTGATTCGACGGATGACCGCAGAGCAGGTTTGGGATTCGATCCTCACGTTGGCAGTGACCAATCCGTGGCCCTTTCAGCGACCGACTGCGGAAGACCTTGCGCCGCTTGTCAACATTGATTTTGGCAAAGAAAGCTACAGCGATGTCCTGTCTCGATCCGAACGTTTTGCCGAAACCTACTATCGCCCAGCCTACCTACGAACGATTCGCAAACATGCCTACCAAGGTAACGTCTTGTGCCGAGCCAGCGAGTTGCCGTCTCCCCAGTCGGCCGACCATTTTCTTCGCCAGTTTGGGCAAGGAGATCGTGAATCGATCAATGGTGCCGATTCGGACGCCACGGTTCCGCAAATCTTGGCAATGTTCAACGGCCCCATCACCCACGTGATGCTCGAAGAGGGCTCTGCAATCGTCGATCATGTCATGGCGATCGATAAGGTTTCCGAGCGAATCGACGCGATTTTCCTCAGCCTGTTGACGCGACGCCCCAACGGCGCCGATCGCGCCATCGCGGCTCGCGAATTGTCTCAGCTCGAAAATGACAATGTCGCCTACGGCAATATCGTGTGGTCGTTGCTGAACACCCGAGAGTTCTTGTTCATTCAATAGGAAGTTCACCAATGGCTCGACCTGAATACAGCCCTCAACAACGCCGCGAGTTCATCAAGTCGATCGCCAAGCAAACGCTCGGCGTTTCGTTTGCCGGCACCGCCAGCTCGCCATCCCTTTTCTCCGAGGCGGAGGCGACGCCCGCATTAGCAGCGGGAAAAGCCAAGCACGTGATCTACTTGTTCATGGATGGCGCGATGTCGCATTTGGACACGTTTGATCCCAAAGTGGGCGTGGACGAAGCAGGTGAAACAAAACCAATCGCAACACGAGTCCCAGGCATTCAGTACGGAAACCGGTTCCCAAAACTCGCCTACTTAGCCGGTGCGATTGCCGTCGTCCGATCGCTGAGTACCGAAACGGGGGCTCACGAGCAGGGTCGCTACCTGATGCGGACCGCTTACAAGCCGCTCAACAGCATCCGCCATCCCGCGATGGGAGCTTGGATGTTGTCCGAACGGGGCCGGTTGAACCCTCACCTTCCCGGAAACTATCTGATTGGCAGCAGCAACCGACACCCAGGCGCAGGGTTCCTCGAAGCCTCCTTGTCGCCCGTTCCGATTGCCAAGGCCTCGGCGGGGCTACAGGACATCAAGCTGCCGCAATACCTGCCGGAGCAACTGTTCCATCGTCGATTGACGCTGGCAAGCAAATTCGATCAGGCCTTTCTAAAAGATCGCAGCAACCGCGCAGTGGAAGCCTACAATCAACTCTACTCCGAGGCGAAACAGTTGATGGGCAGTGAGCACTTGAAAGCCTTCGACATCGCTGAAGAACCGCAACAGGTCCGCGACGCTTACGGGAATCATTCTTTTGGCCAAGGATGTTTGCTTGCTCGACGATTGGTTCAAGGTGGCGCTCGTTTTGTTGAGGTGAACTTCGGCGGCTGGGACATGCATCAACAGCTGTACGACAGCCTCGATCAGAAGGCGTCTCAATTGGACACCGGGCTGAGCAGTCTGCTTCGCGATCTTCACCGCAAAGGCTTGTTGTCGGAAACCCTGGTGGTGCTCACAACCGAATTCGGCCGCAAACCCGAGATCAATGCAAACGCAGGACGTGATCACCATCCGGGCGCCTTTTGCAGTCTGTTGGCAGGCGCGGGAATCCGAGGCGGGCAAGTCTACGGGGCCTCGGATGCGACGGGCACGTCGGTCGAAAGCGACTCCGTGTCGGTGGCCGACTTCAACAAAACGATCGCGGCAGCAGCCGGATTGCCGTATACCGAGGAACGCTATGCCCCCAACGGGCGCCCGTTCAAGATCGGCGGTGATGGGAAACCGGTCGAGGCCTTGCTGGCTTAAAGAAGCCTCATGGCGTGGCTGGCTTAAGGACGCCTCACGGCGTGGCTGGCTTAAGGACGCCCCACGGCGTGGCTCCCCCAGCGGCATCCAAAACGGCAGAAACCGATTAATCCGTCCCAATGGATCGGCGAATGGCTGGCTTTCGGCTTATCGCGGCCGACGAGTTTTGATCGCTCCGACAACCGAACTAGGTTGTGAGGAACGTTTTGTTCGGAAACGACAAAGCTCTCCTCATCAAAATGCCTTGGCGGAGCCGGTCTGAAATGCAAACGACGATTGAACGTATTGAATCGAATGTCCGCGGTTATGCGAGACTGTTTCCAACCGTTTTCCAATCCGCCGTCGGTTCGACATTGACCGACACGGCGGGCAAAACCTACATCGACTTCTTCTGCGGCGCCGGGTCGCTCAACTATGGTCACAACCCTCGAAAAGCAAAGGCGGCCCTGCTTGACTACATCGAGCGAGATGGAGTGCAGCACTCACTCGATACGGCCACCGTTGCCAAAGTGGACTTCCTCGACACGTTTGACCGTCTGATCCTGCGGCCGCGTGGGTTGCAGTATCGTATCCAGTTCACCGGACCGACGGGAACGAATGCCGTTGAAGCCGCAATCAAACTGGCTCGAAAACAGACGGGCCGATCACACGTGATCGCTTTTACGGGGGGCTACCACGGCCATTCCCTTGGCTCGCTGGCATTGACCGCAAACCAGTACTACCACAGCGAATCCTATGGGTCACACAACAATGTGACACACCTGCCTTTCGATGGCTATTTGGACGATCAAGATACTTCCGAGATCTTGGCCAAGATGCTGCAAGATCGTAGCAGCGGGTTACCGATGCCAGCGGCGGTGATCCTGGAAACTGTTCAAGGCGAAGGTGGGATCAACGTGGCGAGTGACGCCTGGCTTCGCCGGATCGCATCGATCTGCGAAGAACACGATATTCGATTGATCATCGATGACATCCAAGTGGGCAACGGACGCACTGGCACCTTCTTTAGCTTCGAGCGTGCTGGCATTACGCCCGATTTGGTTTGCTTGTCAAAATCAATTG is part of the Novipirellula artificiosorum genome and encodes:
- a CDS encoding DUF1501 domain-containing protein gives rise to the protein MARPEYSPQQRREFIKSIAKQTLGVSFAGTASSPSLFSEAEATPALAAGKAKHVIYLFMDGAMSHLDTFDPKVGVDEAGETKPIATRVPGIQYGNRFPKLAYLAGAIAVVRSLSTETGAHEQGRYLMRTAYKPLNSIRHPAMGAWMLSERGRLNPHLPGNYLIGSSNRHPGAGFLEASLSPVPIAKASAGLQDIKLPQYLPEQLFHRRLTLASKFDQAFLKDRSNRAVEAYNQLYSEAKQLMGSEHLKAFDIAEEPQQVRDAYGNHSFGQGCLLARRLVQGGARFVEVNFGGWDMHQQLYDSLDQKASQLDTGLSSLLRDLHRKGLLSETLVVLTTEFGRKPEINANAGRDHHPGAFCSLLAGAGIRGGQVYGASDATGTSVESDSVSVADFNKTIAAAAGLPYTEERYAPNGRPFKIGGDGKPVEALLA
- a CDS encoding tetratricopeptide repeat protein, giving the protein MSVDQYANCPCGSGKKIKFCKCKDSVSELDRVLKMVDGGQIVPALDRLATILQEHPDAAWALAIRGRLLLDLREYGSLAENADRFIRLQPSNPLALTQRAAAQVFSGDVDAATGSMLEALTESGREVDSFVLDVSSAVAFFLAQKGVYLTARVYASLSMMATGYEGSQMSASLLRELNGSATLNQLLKSVPKAIARPSDAEWGERYDEAATLLRSNKVLLAESKFESLKRTCAQEPAILSGLLTCAIWRGDIAAQSNYCKKLSACESIDFEDRVQYRALSCLVNPEDRDMTTETCRVTVDIEKADEVEIAMTADARFVALPAEMMSQMRESEDDVPPRSGFQILDRDRPESLDGLPPIDQVPEALGIVLVFGKQTDRAAHVDVLDVRAVDVEQVKTHLKYAIGDTAEIGVDPSDPLPLVVATQPQVAMIRFKTKPAEAEQMQSKLVEQRLPQSIASTKLAILGDASLIETAEDASKLFERTVVMRVVEQYDAIVSKSEDCLSKVYALAKLEPLPTIHLTNEQIETVANTDLNRIDSAELNEDSCLYLLQRAQQISATPAVRQFAKRIIDAELPAEMQMAKMLAYQTLINAASGNAEALRTLEEAKAFAEANSLPSASLLLSEVGLRLQAGDGEGFQQAIATLTTRHSNEPEVMAQLQQMLMSYGLIRPDGSPRQAPPNAGAAPAAESGGGLWTPDNPTAAPSAPSQGDGGSKLWVPGMD
- the ectB gene encoding diaminobutyrate--2-oxoglutarate transaminase, which encodes MQTTIERIESNVRGYARLFPTVFQSAVGSTLTDTAGKTYIDFFCGAGSLNYGHNPRKAKAALLDYIERDGVQHSLDTATVAKVDFLDTFDRLILRPRGLQYRIQFTGPTGTNAVEAAIKLARKQTGRSHVIAFTGGYHGHSLGSLALTANQYYHSESYGSHNNVTHLPFDGYLDDQDTSEILAKMLQDRSSGLPMPAAVILETVQGEGGINVASDAWLRRIASICEEHDIRLIIDDIQVGNGRTGTFFSFERAGITPDLVCLSKSIGGGLPMSLLLIRPERDTWNPGEHTGTFRGNNLAFVAATAVLRHWADPKFETEIAVRSERVRQRMEQICHRHRDAGFECRGRGLIWGIDVKRGDLASEVIRRAFKAGLLIEASGNKDQVLKVMPALTIPMALLDQGLKILDSSIRQTMASIPTVSEKPASTAVVFPNLAMPTGASSLQGSN
- a CDS encoding DUF1549 and DUF1553 domain-containing protein codes for the protein MKCIQNGNAAKLRPCLLRIGIVASVLLFALTVALAPKVSLAQQQRAPAKKQATQKPPARPKIRLPQSVRSSSTVAMQVTPVIASRRSAAVSGALRIDQLVRGPLLSNKQFPNEIASDEVFLRRVFLDVAGRIPTLTESEAFLSSSEPNRRENLIDDLLGSPDYVSNQFNFWADTLRLVDRPQPNIIAEPFLAYVKDSIRTNKPYDKWVYEMLTADGKVWENPATGFQLRDDGMPLPYIDNTVRVFLGTQVGCAQCHDHPFDEWSQYQFYQLAAYTTGVRTRIQKGSPGFEKKNPATVLIEQAKEQATDGRVSGAFQRMARANTYNVSEVKSKLRLPHDYAYYDAKPKTVVEPAVLWGEIPTSAQHSSLREQFAAWVTSPDNPQFSKTIVNRLWKRFLGVGLVEPVDDFSYEHPCINEPLMDYLCEELQWDGFDLKQLLRTILYSKTYQRTASDYDFNSGEPYYFPGPVIRRMTAEQVWDSILTLAVTNPWPFQRPTAEDLAPLVNIDFGKESYSDVLSRSERFAETYYRPAYLRTIRKHAYQGNVLCRASELPSPQSADHFLRQFGQGDRESINGADSDATVPQILAMFNGPITHVMLEEGSAIVDHVMAIDKVSERIDAIFLSLLTRRPNGADRAIAARELSQLENDNVAYGNIVWSLLNTREFLFIQ